The following DNA comes from Cellulomonas soli.
TCAGGGTGCGGGTGAGCGAGCGTTCCGGATCGTCGACGGCGGCGAGGGTCTCCTCGACGGACTTGCGTCGTAGGACGCTCCGGTTGCTGGCCATCGGACCTCCATCGGTTCGTGCGCGTCCTGCCCGCGGGCCCTGCTCGGCCTCGGGGTGGGGACGACCCTCCCACAGCCCTGTGCGACCCGCCGTGGGACCGAGGTCACGGCGTCGTTGCCGCGTCCGGCACGGTGATCGTCCCCCGACGGCGGTCGGCCCGCACCAGGTGTGGGCGTTCCGTGGCACCCTCCTGCGGTGACCAGGAGAAACGGACGAGGCCGACGTCGGAGCACGTGGGGGTGGCTCCTGCTGCTCGTGCTGGCGGTGGCGATCGGCGCCGGTGCACCGGCGTGGTCCGACGCGCAGGACGCCGCGCGCTTCCCGGTGACCGCACAGGTGCTCGAGGACGGACGGACCGCGCTCGACGCGCTGCCGGTCAAGGGCCGTGCCCCGCGGACCGACTACGCGCGCGAGCAGTTCGGCGAGGCGTGGGCGGACGTCGACGGCAACGGCTGCGACACCCGCAACGACGTCCTGGCCCGCGACCTGACGGCGATCACGACCGACCCCGACGACGCCTGCATCGTGCGCACGGGCACGCTCGACGACCCGTACACGGACGAGGTCATCGCGTTCGAGCGCGGGGAACGCTCGTCCGAGGTGCAGATCGACCACGTCGTCGCCCTCGCGGACGCGTGGCAGAAGGGCGCCCAGCAGTGGACGGCCGAGAAGCGCGAGCGCTTCGCCAACGATCCGGCGAACCTGCTCGCCGTCGACGGCCCCGCCAACCAGCAGAAGGGTGCGGGCGACGCGGCGACCTGGCTGCCGTCGAACACCGGGTACCGGTGCGTGTACGCGCTGCGGCAGATCCGGGTGAAGGCCGCCTACGGGTTGTGGGTCACGGCGGCCGAGCGGGACGCGCTGTCCGACCAGCTCGACCGCTGCGTCGTCACGGACTGAGCGGCCTCGGGCCGCCCGGCGGCGACGCGACCCTCCTCGACGAGCCGGAGGAGCGCCCGGCGCACGTCGTCGGCGTCGAGCGCGGCGCTCCCGGGGTCCGGCTCCAGGTGGCCGAGCACGAGCCCGGTGAGCGTGAACGTCGGCACCGA
Coding sequences within:
- a CDS encoding HNH endonuclease family protein, with translation MTRRNGRGRRRSTWGWLLLLVLAVAIGAGAPAWSDAQDAARFPVTAQVLEDGRTALDALPVKGRAPRTDYAREQFGEAWADVDGNGCDTRNDVLARDLTAITTDPDDACIVRTGTLDDPYTDEVIAFERGERSSEVQIDHVVALADAWQKGAQQWTAEKRERFANDPANLLAVDGPANQQKGAGDAATWLPSNTGYRCVYALRQIRVKAAYGLWVTAAERDALSDQLDRCVVTD